A window of Periplaneta americana isolate PAMFEO1 chromosome 7, P.americana_PAMFEO1_priV1, whole genome shotgun sequence contains these coding sequences:
- the LOC138702716 gene encoding putative nuclease HARBI1 has protein sequence MDNEFEEMIEEVNELQEIRAPKRYLRNVMNPFEFYNDIEIKRRFRFHKRTVLDLILPKIERTLAKPNQRGLPVPPVLQLLICLRFYATGSFQIVIGDLCSLSQSTVSRVVNRVSRILALHIRHHIRMPLTQQEKATNRLRFEELGRGGNPNNPVIPRVEGAIDCTHVRLCHTKFGDHAESFRNRKNCFSLNVQAVAGPEGQFLDIVSS, from the exons ATGGATAACGAGTTTGAAGAAATGATTGAAGAAGTCAATGAATTGCAAGAAATTCGTGCTCCAAAGCGTTATTTGAGAAACGTCATGAACccctttgaattttataatgacatTGAAATCAAAAGGAGGTTTCGTTTTCACAAAAGAACGGTTTTGGATTTAATTCTTCCGAAAATAGAGAGAACTCTTGCAAAACCTAACCAGCGAGGTTTGCCAGTTCCTCCAGTTTTACAACTTCTCATTTGCTTGAGATTTTATGCCACCGGAAGCTTTCAG ATCGTCATTGGTGATCTCTGTTCACTTTCACAATCGACAGTCTCAAGGGTAGTGAACAGGGTATCAAGGATTCTGGCATTACACATACGCCATCACATAAGAATGCCATTAACGCAGCAAGAGAAAGCAACGAATCGTTTACGTTTTGAAGAACTGGGAAGGGGTGGTAATCCCAACAACCCTGTTATACCTAGGGTGGAGGGTGCTATTGACTGCACGCATGTCCGTCTTTGCCACACAAAATTTGGAGACCACGCGGAATCATTTCGAAACCGGAAAAACTGTTTCTCCTTGAATGTAcag GCTGTTGCCGGACCTGAAGGTCAATTCTTGGACATTGTATCCAGCTGA